In the genome of Qipengyuania seohaensis, one region contains:
- a CDS encoding DUF11 domain-containing protein produces MAAVLLAVLLPLVLLAEGVFAQVVAEPARTISNTATASWQFAGRERETTSNTVTFDVAAPAPEIRTFRPVPGGSFDLDFQVPVCAASSEQRPFSGNSVTSGGRDNRDQLEADETSIIRVGQPLLFDVVARSANRDPAAIDILDVVITSSSGDREELTIYETGPDTGVFVGRIGTVRIAPAPTRDDCRLSLADGSTIEITAFTPGGDATLASTTVDVLADPFGVVFDSETGEPVDGARVTLIDDVTGLPATVFAEDGVTPWPSTVISGQPVTDGAGNVVELGPGQYWFPLTFLGRYRIEIVPPEPYSAPSAVSPEDLARLTRPDGGNFLISGSSYGAPFALDTPVPVQVDIPLDRPSLEIGLTKTASRQRVVPGDVVFYTVTARNADPSRVKRAVVLTDTPSPELRLRPDTIRIDGDEAADRATIAPDGSKLTIALGDIAGGATRRVTYAMTVRPDAAPGRALNDALAIDSLGRAARASAAIDIERETIADRLTIIGRITAGPCTRLEDLDDPRPGIPGVRVMMEDGSYAITDADGRYHFEGVVPGTHVVQVSQMTLPKGAELVDCHSDTRNAGSANSRFVIGQGGSLQVADFHAIVPEGALEDVAKFAETRPEGAGARASEAIASDTVLETDADELVQQGVLLPVANATSAPKRLAPNTDWIALGDGEDGFLTPAVDANPRAPAIRVAVRHRRGQTINLKIDGEPVNPLAFDGTLTPERGGFAVSTWRGVPLLNEKSVLTAEVVNSFGEPTKAFTREVFFTTTPTRVELVPELSNLVADGRTRPVVAIRVLDRNDKPLREGVSGNFQLSAPYESAEQLDRQQLNQLTGLAPSSARWTVTGTDGIALIELAPTMVSGSLQLDFVFDDGEIARRQEVEAWIEPGDIEWTVIGLVEGTVGARSVADNMERTGRFDSDLGDDARVALYAKGRVLGKYLVTLAYDSAKQREDQRVLGTIDPQAYYTVFADGSLRRFDAASREKLYVRIETSTFYALYGDFETGFDQTRLARYNRTATGVKGEARFGQVKAQGFAAEISSRLQREEIQGQGISGPYQLGSRKILANSERVTIETRDRFRSELIVSSQTLTRFIDYDIDLLSGTISFARPVLSRDENLNPQFIVVEYETDGLGEAELNAGVRADWSTDDGDVRFGATVISDKGDGARTEIGAVDLRARIGNSTEVRGEIAVSRSEGNTATGWLVEAQHQTKNIDLLAYARQLDADYGIGQQNGAELGRRKVGVDGRVLLAEHLSILGSVWQDNSLTDDTRRRAAQTQLNLTRQNTDFRLGLSHFNDRLGDGSTNSSTLLEGGVTQRLLNNKLELSAASAIALDDAESVDLPARHRLGVRYAITPDVRLVGTYENADGDNVSARQLRGGIEFTPWRGGQIVTTLGQETINEFGNRTFAAYGLSQSLQISKELTLDATIDGNRTLGGSPDTADVINSAQPVASGGQLTGNALFEDFTALTVGAAWRKDRWSVTARGEYRDGEEADRAGATFGAIRQLGEGSIVGSGATWTRAETAGGATTEVVDAGIAFAHRPAASEVAMLGKLEYRSDRVTGAIAGQAGAAGRTALTVDGDAISRRLVASWSTNWSPRGTDLDEGGMEHETRRDEYTLFLGGRYNFDRFEGAEFSGTTLLAGAGARFGITDRFEIGATATVRANLDDEVYSFSYGPQVGFTPADDVLLTVGYNIDGFRDADFSAARNSEQGLYAAVRIKFDANTLSGLGLGRDAR; encoded by the coding sequence ATGGCAGCAGTACTCCTCGCGGTACTGCTGCCTTTGGTCCTGCTCGCGGAGGGGGTATTCGCACAGGTCGTGGCAGAACCTGCCCGGACCATTTCCAACACCGCAACCGCAAGCTGGCAATTCGCTGGCCGGGAACGGGAAACGACGTCCAACACCGTGACGTTCGACGTTGCTGCACCGGCTCCCGAGATCCGGACTTTCCGTCCCGTTCCAGGGGGAAGCTTCGATCTCGATTTCCAGGTGCCTGTCTGCGCCGCTTCGAGCGAACAGAGGCCGTTTTCCGGGAATTCGGTTACGAGCGGCGGAAGGGATAACAGAGACCAATTGGAGGCCGACGAAACGAGTATCATACGCGTCGGCCAGCCGCTGCTATTCGATGTCGTCGCGCGATCGGCGAACCGCGATCCTGCAGCGATCGATATCCTCGATGTCGTCATAACCTCGTCCAGCGGCGATCGCGAAGAGCTGACCATTTACGAGACGGGGCCGGATACCGGTGTATTTGTCGGGCGGATCGGCACGGTTCGTATTGCACCCGCACCAACTCGCGACGATTGCCGCCTCAGCCTTGCGGACGGCAGCACCATCGAAATCACCGCTTTCACGCCCGGCGGTGACGCAACGCTCGCCAGCACCACCGTTGACGTGCTGGCCGATCCGTTCGGCGTGGTTTTCGACAGTGAAACAGGCGAGCCCGTCGATGGTGCTCGCGTGACGCTGATCGACGATGTCACCGGACTTCCGGCAACGGTATTTGCCGAAGATGGCGTGACCCCGTGGCCCTCCACGGTCATATCCGGCCAGCCGGTAACCGATGGCGCCGGCAATGTCGTTGAGCTGGGGCCGGGCCAGTACTGGTTCCCGCTGACCTTCCTCGGACGCTATCGCATCGAGATCGTGCCGCCCGAGCCCTATTCCGCTCCTTCGGCTGTATCGCCCGAAGATCTCGCACGCCTTACGCGTCCCGACGGCGGCAACTTCCTTATCAGCGGTTCTTCGTATGGTGCGCCTTTCGCACTCGATACTCCCGTACCGGTACAGGTCGACATCCCTCTCGACAGGCCCAGCCTCGAGATCGGTTTGACCAAGACCGCGTCGCGTCAGCGCGTGGTGCCCGGCGATGTCGTGTTCTACACGGTTACGGCTCGCAATGCCGACCCGAGCCGCGTGAAGCGCGCTGTCGTCCTGACCGACACGCCTTCGCCGGAGCTGAGGCTTCGCCCTGACACGATCCGCATCGACGGCGATGAGGCTGCCGACCGAGCCACCATCGCGCCCGATGGCAGCAAGCTGACGATCGCGTTGGGCGATATTGCCGGTGGTGCAACCCGCCGGGTCACCTATGCCATGACCGTGCGCCCCGATGCAGCACCGGGCCGTGCGCTGAACGATGCGCTCGCGATCGATTCGCTCGGCCGCGCTGCGCGGGCAAGCGCCGCAATCGACATCGAACGCGAAACCATCGCCGACCGCCTGACCATCATCGGGCGCATCACGGCCGGTCCATGTACCCGGCTCGAAGATCTGGACGATCCCCGCCCGGGTATCCCCGGCGTGCGCGTCATGATGGAAGACGGCAGCTATGCGATAACCGATGCCGACGGCCGCTATCATTTCGAAGGTGTCGTGCCGGGCACGCACGTCGTGCAGGTGTCGCAGATGACGCTGCCCAAAGGCGCGGAGCTCGTCGACTGCCATAGTGACACTCGCAATGCCGGGAGCGCGAATTCTCGCTTCGTCATTGGGCAGGGCGGCAGTCTCCAGGTCGCAGATTTCCACGCGATCGTCCCCGAAGGTGCCTTGGAGGACGTCGCCAAATTCGCGGAAACACGACCGGAAGGCGCAGGCGCGCGCGCGAGCGAGGCCATCGCATCCGATACGGTATTGGAAACGGACGCCGACGAACTGGTACAGCAGGGTGTCCTCCTGCCGGTCGCGAATGCAACCAGCGCGCCGAAAAGGCTCGCACCCAACACCGATTGGATCGCCCTGGGTGACGGAGAAGACGGTTTTCTGACGCCGGCTGTCGATGCCAATCCGCGCGCTCCCGCTATTCGCGTTGCCGTGCGACACCGCCGTGGACAGACGATCAATCTCAAGATTGACGGCGAACCGGTAAATCCCCTCGCCTTCGACGGCACGCTTACTCCCGAGAGGGGCGGTTTCGCCGTCAGTACCTGGCGCGGCGTCCCGCTTCTCAATGAGAAATCCGTCCTGACCGCTGAGGTGGTCAATTCGTTCGGCGAGCCGACGAAAGCGTTCACCCGCGAAGTCTTCTTCACCACCACGCCGACCCGGGTCGAGCTGGTTCCCGAGCTTTCCAATCTGGTTGCCGATGGACGCACTCGGCCGGTGGTCGCCATTCGCGTTCTCGACCGCAACGACAAGCCCCTGCGCGAGGGGGTTTCCGGCAATTTCCAGTTGAGCGCTCCGTACGAAAGCGCCGAACAGCTCGATCGCCAGCAGCTCAACCAGCTCACCGGCCTTGCGCCCAGTTCTGCGCGCTGGACCGTCACCGGCACCGACGGCATCGCTCTCATCGAACTCGCTCCGACAATGGTGAGCGGGTCGCTGCAACTCGATTTCGTTTTCGACGACGGCGAGATCGCGCGTCGCCAGGAAGTGGAAGCATGGATCGAACCCGGCGATATCGAATGGACGGTGATCGGCTTGGTAGAAGGTACGGTCGGGGCGCGTTCCGTCGCCGATAACATGGAACGCACCGGTCGCTTCGACAGCGACCTCGGCGACGATGCCCGCGTTGCGCTTTATGCCAAGGGCCGGGTGCTCGGAAAATATCTTGTCACTCTGGCTTACGACAGTGCCAAGCAGCGCGAAGACCAGCGCGTGTTGGGGACTATCGATCCGCAGGCCTATTACACCGTTTTCGCCGACGGTTCGCTCCGCCGGTTCGATGCCGCCAGCCGCGAAAAGCTCTATGTCCGCATCGAGACTTCGACTTTTTACGCGCTCTACGGTGATTTCGAGACCGGTTTCGATCAAACCAGGCTGGCACGCTACAATCGCACCGCCACCGGCGTGAAGGGCGAGGCGCGTTTTGGGCAGGTCAAGGCGCAGGGCTTTGCCGCAGAGATTTCCAGTCGCCTGCAGCGCGAGGAAATTCAAGGGCAGGGCATCTCCGGACCGTACCAGCTCGGTAGCCGCAAGATCCTCGCCAACAGCGAGCGGGTGACCATCGAAACGCGCGACCGTTTCCGTTCCGAGCTGATCGTGTCGTCGCAAACGCTGACGCGCTTTATCGATTACGACATCGACCTGCTGTCCGGGACGATCAGTTTCGCGCGACCCGTTTTGAGCCGCGACGAAAACCTCAATCCGCAATTCATTGTCGTCGAATACGAGACGGATGGCCTGGGCGAGGCGGAACTCAATGCAGGTGTCCGCGCCGATTGGAGCACCGATGACGGCGATGTCCGCTTCGGCGCGACAGTCATCAGCGACAAGGGCGACGGAGCCCGCACCGAGATCGGGGCTGTCGATCTGCGCGCACGGATCGGGAACTCCACCGAAGTTCGCGGCGAGATCGCCGTAAGCCGCAGCGAAGGAAACACCGCCACCGGTTGGCTCGTCGAGGCCCAGCACCAGACCAAGAATATCGATCTGCTCGCTTACGCCCGCCAGCTCGACGCCGACTACGGCATAGGCCAGCAGAACGGGGCCGAGCTTGGCCGCCGCAAGGTCGGCGTGGATGGGCGCGTGCTGCTGGCCGAACACCTCAGCATTCTCGGAAGCGTCTGGCAGGACAACAGCCTCACCGACGACACTCGCCGCCGGGCCGCCCAGACCCAGCTCAATCTGACTCGCCAGAACACGGACTTCCGCCTGGGCCTTTCGCACTTCAACGACCGGCTCGGTGATGGTTCGACCAACAGCTCGACGCTGCTGGAAGGCGGTGTCACCCAGCGGCTGCTGAACAACAAGCTCGAACTGAGCGCCGCCAGCGCAATCGCGCTCGACGATGCGGAAAGCGTCGACTTGCCCGCGCGCCACCGCCTCGGTGTGCGTTATGCGATCACGCCGGATGTCCGCTTGGTGGGGACTTACGAGAATGCCGATGGCGATAACGTCAGCGCCCGCCAGCTGCGCGGCGGCATCGAATTTACGCCGTGGCGGGGTGGCCAGATCGTGACGACGCTGGGCCAGGAAACCATCAACGAGTTCGGCAATCGCACCTTCGCCGCCTACGGGCTTTCCCAAAGTTTGCAGATCAGCAAGGAATTGACGCTCGATGCGACGATCGACGGTAATCGCACTCTCGGCGGTTCGCCCGATACTGCCGATGTCATCAATTCGGCACAACCTGTCGCCAGTGGCGGCCAGCTGACCGGCAACGCCTTGTTCGAAGACTTTACGGCGCTGACAGTGGGTGCTGCCTGGCGCAAGGATCGCTGGAGCGTCACCGCTCGCGGCGAGTACCGGGATGGTGAAGAAGCAGACCGCGCCGGAGCCACTTTCGGGGCAATCCGCCAGTTGGGTGAAGGCAGCATCGTCGGCTCGGGCGCCACGTGGACACGCGCCGAGACCGCAGGCGGCGCCACGACCGAGGTCGTCGACGCGGGCATCGCGTTTGCGCATCGCCCTGCCGCCTCGGAAGTGGCGATGCTGGGCAAGCTCGAATACCGCAGCGACCGGGTAACGGGCGCGATCGCGGGCCAGGCCGGAGCGGCCGGCCGGACAGCGCTTACCGTCGACGGCGATGCCATTTCGCGACGCCTGGTCGCCAGCTGGTCCACCAACTGGTCACCGCGCGGCACCGACCTTGACGAAGGCGGCATGGAGCACGAGACGCGCCGCGACGAATACACCCTGTTTCTCGGCGGCCGATACAATTTCGACCGGTTCGAAGGCGCAGAGTTTTCGGGGACGACCCTGCTTGCAGGAGCTGGTGCGCGTTTCGGCATCACTGATCGTTTCGAAATCGGTGCCACCGCAACAGTCCGGGCAAACCTTGATGATGAAGTTTACAGCTTCTCCTATGGTCCCCAAGTCGGGTTCACCCCGGCGGACGACGTGTTGCTTACGGTTGGCTACAATATCGACGGCTTTCGCGACGCCGATTTCTCCGCCGCGCGCAACTCCGAGCAGGGTCTCTACGCTGCCGTTCGGATAAAATTCGACGCCAACACCCTCAGCGGCCTCGGCCTTGGGAGGGACGCGCGATGA
- a CDS encoding DUF11 domain-containing protein → MKPTSQLLGAVSSAALIALSSAPAMAQGTTAGSSITNNVTVDYRVGGVDQVAVTDSDTFTVDRKIDVNVNFTGATPVSVSPGEENVALAFDVTNLSNATVDLDLTAVLTAGTGANIENFEIYLDDNGNGVLDADELAAGPINYLDEVLADDGTGDETIAVLVVADITLDAVNTDTFDVALVADAHESGTIGSLGANIDATAGANTAGIDTVLADGNGGTGEEIDNDGAFSDEGTFAVSGANVTVVKSSSIISDPVNGTTNPKAIPGATIQYCIAVSNATGSATATNIAVTDDLPFDVTYLSAFGIFVDGTATVDSSGAEPVATCNADGSAGGTYGAGTGDAGENQVLGNLSDIAAGATRSLYFRVTIN, encoded by the coding sequence ATGAAACCAACATCCCAGTTGCTGGGTGCGGTGAGCTCGGCTGCGCTCATCGCACTTTCCAGCGCTCCGGCAATGGCCCAAGGGACCACCGCCGGAAGTTCGATCACCAACAATGTGACGGTCGATTACCGGGTCGGCGGGGTCGACCAAGTGGCCGTGACCGATAGCGATACGTTCACAGTCGACCGCAAGATCGACGTGAACGTCAATTTCACCGGCGCGACGCCCGTTTCCGTGTCGCCTGGCGAAGAAAACGTCGCTCTGGCATTCGACGTCACCAATCTGTCGAACGCCACCGTCGACCTCGATCTGACGGCTGTCCTGACTGCAGGCACCGGCGCCAACATCGAGAACTTCGAAATCTACCTCGATGACAACGGCAACGGTGTACTCGATGCCGATGAACTTGCCGCAGGTCCGATCAATTACCTCGACGAAGTTCTCGCAGACGATGGAACCGGGGACGAAACGATCGCAGTTCTGGTCGTCGCCGATATCACGCTTGATGCCGTCAATACCGACACATTCGACGTCGCCCTTGTGGCGGATGCGCATGAAAGCGGGACTATTGGTAGCCTGGGTGCGAATATCGACGCGACCGCCGGCGCGAATACCGCGGGCATCGACACCGTACTGGCCGACGGTAACGGTGGTACCGGCGAGGAAATCGACAATGACGGCGCGTTTTCCGACGAAGGCACCTTTGCGGTGTCCGGTGCGAATGTCACTGTCGTCAAGTCGAGCAGCATCATCAGCGACCCGGTAAACGGTACGACCAATCCGAAAGCCATCCCGGGCGCGACAATCCAGTACTGCATCGCCGTCTCCAACGCGACGGGCAGCGCCACCGCGACCAATATCGCCGTGACCGACGATCTGCCCTTCGATGTGACCTACCTGTCGGCCTTCGGCATCTTCGTCGACGGGACGGCAACGGTCGACAGCTCGGGCGCAGAACCGGTAGCGACCTGCAACGCCGATGGATCGGCGGGTGGGACCTACGGCGCGGGGACCGGCGATGCTGGTGAAAACCAGGTGCTCGGCAATCTGAGCGACATCGCAGCAGGCGCGACGCGTTCGCTCTACTTCCGCGTGACAATCAACTAA
- a CDS encoding MbcA/ParS/Xre antitoxin family protein, whose product MARVCADDLLSTILFMHKIHPWLEGQTPLERAEQSDEGLAYVIDMIGAIEAGVHI is encoded by the coding sequence ATGGCGCGCGTATGCGCCGACGACCTTTTGAGCACCATCCTCTTCATGCACAAGATCCATCCGTGGCTGGAGGGCCAAACACCTCTCGAACGTGCCGAGCAATCGGACGAAGGCCTTGCGTACGTGATCGATATGATCGGAGCGATTGAGGCCGGGGTTCACATCTGA
- a CDS encoding DUF2384 domain-containing protein, producing MGKRTVRSECSNRDSACLHAFGNIAADWDMTVPEQCLLLGVDDENVLQDWMERARADDDVSLPEDVLEGICCVLSIYASLVILLNHDQSKCWVRAPNRAPLFRGRSAMSLMASGNRKDLEDVVRDLLSERYRLDNPFLYGR from the coding sequence ATGGGCAAGCGCACCGTTCGGTCGGAATGTTCGAACCGAGATAGCGCTTGCCTTCATGCTTTCGGCAATATCGCAGCGGATTGGGACATGACCGTTCCGGAGCAATGCTTGCTTCTTGGAGTCGACGACGAAAATGTCCTGCAGGATTGGATGGAACGTGCTCGAGCCGACGATGACGTTTCGCTACCTGAAGACGTGCTGGAAGGCATCTGCTGTGTCCTCTCAATATACGCCTCGCTGGTGATCCTGCTCAACCATGATCAATCGAAATGTTGGGTGCGGGCGCCAAATCGAGCTCCGCTATTTCGAGGCAGGTCCGCGATGTCGCTGATGGCGAGCGGAAATCGGAAGGATCTGGAAGATGTCGTTCGGGACTTGCTGAGCGAACGCTACAGATTAGATAACCCTTTCCTTTACGGCCGGTAG
- a CDS encoding enoyl-CoA hydratase-related protein: protein MLTEARRLADKIVACAPLAIQGRKQSAMLGLQHRGIAAAMQAQTDGEYDILEAMFRRSDIKEGLRAFLEKRNPNFEGR from the coding sequence GTGCTCACCGAAGCGCGCAGGCTTGCCGACAAGATAGTGGCGTGCGCACCTCTCGCGATCCAGGGGAGGAAGCAGTCGGCAATGCTTGGGCTTCAGCATCGCGGCATCGCGGCTGCGATGCAGGCTCAGACCGATGGCGAGTACGATATCCTCGAAGCCATGTTCAGAAGGAGTGATATCAAGGAGGGTCTGCGGGCATTCCTCGAGAAACGAAATCCAAACTTCGAAGGACGCTAA
- a CDS encoding nitroreductase, with amino-acid sequence MYEALGISREDKHARMMQSAKNLSFFDAPVGLIVTLDRSLGKLQILDCGIFVQTLMLLAQERGLATCPQAAWSMWSGTIRKVLDLPETEMVLMGMALGYPDTSEVAADIPMPRIAPEEFATFHGFEN; translated from the coding sequence ATGTACGAAGCGCTCGGAATATCGCGTGAAGACAAGCACGCGAGGATGATGCAGAGTGCGAAGAACCTGTCGTTCTTCGACGCCCCTGTGGGACTGATCGTGACTCTGGATCGCAGCCTGGGGAAGTTGCAAATCCTTGATTGCGGCATTTTCGTGCAGACCCTTATGCTGCTGGCACAGGAGCGCGGGCTGGCCACATGTCCCCAGGCGGCCTGGTCGATGTGGTCGGGCACGATCCGCAAGGTGCTCGATCTACCCGAAACGGAGATGGTGCTGATGGGCATGGCTCTCGGCTACCCCGATACCTCCGAGGTCGCGGCCGATATTCCCATGCCGCGTATTGCACCGGAAGAATTTGCGACCTTCCACGGCTTCGAGAACTGA
- a CDS encoding GNAT family N-acetyltransferase → MVADDLPRVLAIADKCHPDHPEDEAVFRERLELFAGGCCVLEQDGETVGYIICHPATFGHPVPLDTLLGALPDNADVLYIHDISIDLGMRGQGLASEAVDHAKRLARKHDYDRVTLVAVNRSQDFWAKHEFMIIADEDIGKALVGYGGASSYMVCDLT, encoded by the coding sequence ATGGTTGCGGACGATCTCCCGCGCGTGCTTGCCATCGCGGACAAGTGCCATCCCGATCATCCTGAAGACGAGGCGGTGTTTCGAGAGCGGCTCGAACTTTTCGCAGGAGGATGCTGTGTTCTCGAGCAAGACGGGGAGACCGTTGGATACATCATTTGTCACCCCGCTACTTTCGGCCACCCGGTGCCACTGGACACACTGCTAGGCGCACTGCCTGACAATGCGGATGTGCTCTACATTCATGATATCTCGATAGACTTGGGTATGCGCGGTCAAGGCCTTGCAAGTGAGGCGGTTGATCACGCGAAGCGGCTTGCCCGCAAGCACGATTATGACCGGGTTACACTGGTGGCGGTCAATCGCTCTCAGGATTTTTGGGCAAAGCATGAGTTTATGATTATAGCCGACGAGGACATCGGCAAAGCGCTGGTCGGATATGGTGGAGCCAGTAGCTATATGGTCTGCGATCTCACCTAG
- a CDS encoding RrF2 family transcriptional regulator — protein sequence MQLNLRTDYALRMLMALAAKDDVVSIDWIAEHYGISRNHLAKVAQDLAAAGFVETLRGRSGGLRLARQASQINVGEVVRSLENTNGFVACMGGKEGCAIDGVCGLKPALAGALEAFLSHLDQFHLGQITGSKSQIMQRLAPV from the coding sequence ATGCAGTTGAACCTTCGAACCGACTATGCGCTGCGGATGCTTATGGCGCTTGCCGCCAAAGACGATGTGGTCTCGATCGACTGGATCGCTGAGCACTATGGGATATCGCGCAACCACCTGGCCAAGGTGGCACAGGACCTTGCAGCCGCAGGATTCGTAGAAACCTTGCGGGGCAGGAGCGGTGGCCTGCGGCTCGCCCGGCAGGCTTCGCAAATCAATGTAGGCGAGGTTGTCCGGTCATTGGAAAATACGAACGGTTTTGTCGCCTGTATGGGAGGCAAGGAAGGCTGCGCCATCGATGGCGTATGTGGACTCAAGCCCGCCTTGGCGGGCGCGCTGGAGGCCTTTCTTTCACACCTCGATCAGTTTCATCTGGGACAGATTACAGGATCAAAGTCGCAAATCATGCAGAGGCTCGCTCCAGTCTAG
- a CDS encoding group III truncated hemoglobin translates to MTANVNVSRADVLDARAAKRAHAELLGVTEQFVSQLVDEFYGRIREDDLLGPIFADRISEWPTHLERMKSFWRSVLFNSGEFAGNPMRKHIEITGLEEHHFSRWLDLFYATLRTLSSKPEPIRLVADRARAIADSLLTGITIGKSGISGSTAGRNLPHV, encoded by the coding sequence ATGACCGCAAACGTCAATGTTTCTCGCGCAGATGTGCTCGATGCACGAGCAGCGAAGCGCGCTCACGCTGAATTGCTCGGCGTCACCGAGCAGTTCGTGTCGCAACTGGTGGACGAGTTCTACGGACGCATTCGCGAGGACGACCTGCTTGGCCCCATTTTCGCGGACCGTATTTCGGAGTGGCCCACGCATCTTGAGCGCATGAAGTCCTTCTGGCGCTCCGTGTTGTTCAACAGCGGTGAGTTCGCAGGCAATCCCATGCGCAAGCACATCGAGATTACTGGTCTGGAAGAGCACCATTTCAGCCGTTGGCTAGACCTCTTCTACGCAACGCTCCGCACGCTCTCGAGCAAGCCAGAGCCGATCAGACTGGTTGCCGACCGAGCCCGCGCAATTGCTGACAGTCTCCTGACAGGCATTACGATCGGAAAGTCCGGAATCTCGGGGTCAACTGCAGGAAGGAACCTCCCCCATGTTTGA
- a CDS encoding DUF1971 domain-containing protein, with product MFSAETVPDKLTSEHRLKSGVWGRLCVGKGLVEFHTTGPASSTTAVRAGESLIIEPALSHFVRLSADAQFKVTFYH from the coding sequence ATGTTTTCAGCAGAAACTGTTCCGGACAAACTGACCTCCGAACACAGACTAAAGTCAGGCGTCTGGGGCCGACTTTGCGTTGGCAAGGGCTTGGTCGAGTTTCACACTACCGGACCAGCCTCATCGACAACCGCCGTCAGAGCCGGAGAAAGCTTGATTATCGAACCGGCGTTATCGCACTTCGTTCGACTATCGGCCGATGCGCAATTCAAAGTGACCTTTTATCATTAA
- a CDS encoding Crp/Fnr family transcriptional regulator, protein MANISERSPDEAVLVLPETAEQRKDLNFCQACSVRNRAICADLDDHEVELLNGIGRRRHLDPGETLLWEGEEAIFVANVVSGVMKLSTQTSDGREQILGLAYPSDFIGRPFTETSPYSVEALGEAVVCIFRRLDFERFVHEHARLEHKLLERTLSELDKTRRWMLLLGRFNAEERLATLLLEVASRNTLPIDGNAGQFDDEQFELPMSRQQIADVLGLTIETVSRQFTKFRDEGVIMISGRRTITILRRDVLEALAT, encoded by the coding sequence ATGGCGAATATCTCGGAAAGATCACCGGACGAAGCCGTATTGGTTCTGCCAGAAACCGCAGAGCAGCGAAAGGACCTTAATTTCTGTCAGGCCTGTTCCGTTCGGAACCGGGCGATCTGTGCCGACCTTGATGATCATGAGGTTGAGCTTCTTAACGGGATCGGGCGCAGAAGGCACCTAGACCCGGGCGAAACGCTTCTATGGGAAGGCGAAGAGGCAATATTTGTCGCAAACGTCGTTTCAGGCGTAATGAAACTTTCGACCCAGACGAGCGATGGTCGCGAACAGATTCTCGGATTGGCCTATCCGTCGGATTTTATCGGTCGGCCGTTCACTGAGACCTCTCCATACAGCGTGGAGGCCCTTGGGGAAGCCGTCGTCTGCATCTTCCGGCGGCTGGACTTCGAGCGCTTTGTGCACGAACATGCTCGCCTTGAGCACAAGTTGCTAGAACGCACTTTAAGCGAACTCGATAAAACCAGACGCTGGATGCTGCTTCTCGGACGCTTTAACGCGGAAGAAAGACTCGCGACATTACTCCTTGAGGTGGCCTCTAGAAACACTTTGCCTATCGACGGTAATGCAGGCCAATTCGATGACGAACAGTTTGAACTACCCATGTCCCGCCAGCAGATTGCGGATGTTCTAGGCCTCACTATCGAGACGGTCAGCCGACAATTTACCAAATTCCGCGACGAAGGCGTGATCATGATATCGGGTCGCAGAACAATAACCATTTTGCGCCGAGATGTGCTCGAAGCTCTCGCGACGTAA
- the rnk gene encoding nucleoside diphosphate kinase regulator — protein MTITQNGEKPMIHVIDSEADALYELAMSIEERSPDVAGKLCEELDRADVVAAEDLPPDVVTMDSEVEFVDERSGGRRKVQLVWPRDANMDENRLSVLTLVGAGLIGMRAGSAIDWPDRSGRERCLRIVDVRQPLTTYRVA, from the coding sequence ATGACCATCACTCAAAACGGCGAAAAGCCGATGATTCATGTTATCGATTCCGAAGCCGACGCGCTCTACGAACTGGCGATGTCCATCGAGGAGCGCAGTCCCGATGTAGCGGGAAAGCTCTGCGAGGAACTGGACCGCGCTGATGTGGTGGCAGCCGAAGACTTGCCTCCAGACGTTGTGACCATGGATTCGGAGGTCGAATTCGTCGATGAGCGATCAGGCGGCCGGCGCAAGGTTCAACTGGTATGGCCGCGCGATGCGAACATGGACGAGAACCGTCTCTCCGTGCTGACCCTCGTGGGCGCCGGTCTCATCGGAATGCGAGCAGGGTCAGCGATCGACTGGCCCGATCGTTCTGGTAGAGAACGCTGCCTGCGAATCGTCGATGTGCGACAGCCGCTCACGACTTATCGGGTGGCTTAG